The following are from one region of the Methyloversatilis discipulorum genome:
- the infB gene encoding translation initiation factor IF-2 yields MALMSVSQFATELKIPAAALLEQLKQAGVDKKSEGDSLTEQDKTRLLDYLRRQHGDTAGKTKITLTRRQTTEIKATNSSGQARTVQVEVRKKRVLVKRDPAELLAEEAAQAAATEEVAADVVADEATFAPEPEPTPVVPEPVLEVAPEPEPEPEPEPEPEPAPVEMPEPVAESAPEAAAEAVVPSEPRPLTAREREAKRHSELLAHQARELKEKQEREIRMRQETEARLVRAQAEAEAKAKAEEEAKAAAAKAPAGTLHKPAKPDDKAAKSKPAAPAAAKAKPGSNWKDDAAKRRQIKTRGDAGTGGWRGGPKGRNHRDHDQGQQQAPIEAVVREVLVPETISVADLAHKMAIKATELIKVLMKLGQMVTINQVLDQETAMILVEEMGHVAKPAKLDDPEAFLGEADEEHKDVELLPRAPVVTVMGHVDHGKTSLLDYIRRARVAAGEAGGITQHIGAYHVDTPRGMITFLDTPGHEAFTAMRARGAKATDLVILVVAADDGVMPQTREAIHHAKAAGVPMVVAINKIDKPEANPDRVKQELVAEGVVPEEYGGDSPFIPVSAKKGTGIDELLENVLLQAEVLELKAPKDAPARGLVIEARLDKGKGPVASVLVQSGTLKRGDILLCGQVFGRVRAMLDESGKAISEAGPSIPVEIQGLSDVPAAGDEAMVLADERKAREIALFRQGKFRDVKLAKQQAAKLESMFEQMGEGEVRVLPLIIKADVQGSQEALVQSLMKLSTDEVRVQVIHAAVGAISETDVNLAQASKGVIIGFNVRADVGARKLAENFGVDLRYYTIIYEAVDEVKAALSGMLAPEKREHVLGTVEIRQVFRGTKIGTIAGCMVLSGLVKRGASARLLRNNVVVWTGELDSLKRFKDDVKEVKEGYECGLSLRGYNEIEEGDQLEVFEIQEIARKLA; encoded by the coding sequence ATGGCGTTGATGAGTGTTTCCCAGTTTGCGACCGAGCTGAAAATCCCCGCGGCCGCGCTGCTTGAGCAGCTGAAGCAGGCCGGTGTGGACAAGAAGAGCGAAGGCGATTCGCTGACCGAGCAGGACAAGACGCGCCTGCTCGACTACTTGCGGCGTCAGCACGGCGATACGGCGGGAAAGACCAAGATCACGCTGACCCGTCGTCAGACCACCGAGATCAAGGCGACCAATTCGTCCGGTCAGGCGCGCACCGTGCAGGTCGAAGTGCGCAAGAAGCGCGTGCTGGTCAAGCGCGACCCGGCCGAACTGCTGGCCGAAGAAGCTGCGCAGGCGGCGGCGACCGAAGAGGTCGCAGCCGACGTCGTGGCGGACGAAGCGACGTTTGCTCCCGAGCCCGAGCCGACGCCGGTGGTGCCGGAACCGGTGCTCGAAGTGGCGCCGGAACCTGAGCCCGAACCCGAGCCGGAACCGGAGCCCGAGCCCGCACCCGTCGAGATGCCCGAGCCGGTGGCCGAAAGTGCTCCGGAAGCCGCGGCCGAAGCGGTTGTTCCGTCCGAGCCGCGTCCGCTGACCGCGCGCGAACGTGAAGCCAAGCGCCACTCCGAACTGCTCGCCCACCAGGCGCGTGAGCTAAAGGAGAAGCAGGAACGCGAAATCCGCATGCGCCAGGAGACGGAAGCCCGTCTGGTGCGCGCGCAAGCCGAAGCCGAAGCGAAGGCCAAAGCGGAGGAAGAGGCGAAGGCTGCGGCCGCGAAGGCGCCTGCCGGAACGCTGCACAAACCGGCCAAGCCGGACGACAAGGCAGCCAAGAGCAAGCCCGCTGCGCCCGCTGCAGCCAAGGCCAAGCCGGGTTCGAACTGGAAGGACGACGCGGCCAAGCGCCGTCAGATCAAGACGCGCGGCGACGCCGGTACCGGCGGCTGGCGTGGTGGCCCGAAGGGCCGCAACCATCGCGACCACGATCAGGGCCAGCAACAGGCGCCGATCGAGGCCGTCGTGCGCGAAGTGCTGGTGCCGGAAACGATTTCCGTCGCCGACCTCGCCCACAAGATGGCGATCAAGGCGACCGAACTGATCAAGGTGCTGATGAAGCTCGGTCAGATGGTCACGATCAACCAGGTGCTGGACCAGGAAACCGCAATGATCCTGGTCGAGGAAATGGGCCACGTCGCCAAGCCGGCCAAGCTGGACGATCCGGAAGCCTTCCTCGGCGAAGCCGACGAAGAGCACAAGGATGTCGAACTGCTGCCGCGCGCACCGGTCGTCACCGTCATGGGTCACGTCGATCACGGCAAGACCTCGCTGCTCGACTACATCCGCCGCGCCCGTGTGGCTGCTGGCGAAGCGGGCGGCATCACGCAGCACATCGGCGCCTATCACGTCGATACGCCGCGCGGCATGATCACCTTCCTCGACACCCCGGGTCACGAAGCCTTTACGGCCATGCGTGCCCGTGGCGCCAAGGCGACCGACCTGGTCATCCTGGTGGTGGCTGCCGATGACGGCGTGATGCCGCAGACGCGCGAAGCCATCCACCATGCGAAGGCTGCGGGCGTGCCGATGGTTGTCGCGATCAACAAGATCGACAAGCCGGAAGCCAACCCGGACCGCGTCAAGCAGGAACTGGTGGCCGAAGGCGTCGTGCCGGAAGAATACGGTGGCGATTCGCCCTTCATCCCGGTGTCGGCGAAGAAGGGTACGGGCATCGACGAACTGCTCGAGAACGTGCTGCTGCAGGCCGAAGTGCTGGAACTGAAGGCGCCGAAGGATGCGCCGGCCCGCGGTCTGGTCATCGAAGCGCGTCTCGACAAGGGCAAGGGCCCGGTCGCGTCGGTGCTGGTGCAGTCGGGTACGCTGAAGCGCGGCGACATCCTGCTGTGCGGTCAGGTATTCGGTCGTGTGCGCGCCATGCTGGACGAGTCCGGCAAGGCGATCAGCGAAGCGGGTCCGTCCATCCCGGTGGAAATCCAGGGTCTGTCCGATGTGCCGGCCGCCGGTGACGAGGCGATGGTGCTGGCCGACGAACGCAAGGCGCGTGAGATTGCGCTGTTCCGTCAGGGCAAGTTCCGCGACGTGAAGCTGGCGAAGCAGCAGGCCGCCAAGCTGGAATCGATGTTCGAGCAGATGGGCGAGGGCGAAGTCCGCGTGCTGCCGCTCATCATCAAGGCCGACGTTCAGGGTTCGCAGGAAGCGCTGGTGCAGTCGCTGATGAAGCTGTCCACCGACGAAGTGCGCGTGCAGGTGATTCATGCTGCGGTCGGCGCGATCTCGGAAACCGACGTGAACCTGGCGCAGGCTTCCAAGGGCGTCATCATCGGCTTCAACGTCCGCGCCGATGTCGGTGCGCGCAAGCTGGCCGAGAACTTCGGTGTCGATCTGCGTTACTACACCATCATCTACGAAGCGGTCGATGAGGTGAAGGCAGCGCTGTCGGGCATGCTGGCGCCGGAAAAGCGCGAGCACGTGCTCGGTACGGTCGAAATCCGCCAGGTGTTCCGCGGTACCAAGATCGGCACGATTGCCGGTTGTATGGTGCTTTCGGGTCTGGTCAAGCGCGGCGCCAGCGCCCGCCTGCTGCGCAACAACGTGGTGGTGTGGACCGGAGAGCTCGACTCGCTCAAGCGCTTCAAGGACGACGTCAAGGAAGTCAAGGAAGGTTACGAGTGCGGCCTGTCGCTGCGCGGTTACAACGAGATCGAAGAAGGCGACCAGCTCGAGGTCTTCGAGATCCAGGAAATCGCCCGCAAGCTCGCCTGA
- the nusA gene encoding transcription termination factor NusA — MSREILLLVDALAREKNVSREVVFGALETALASATKKRTHDDADVRVSIDRETGEYEAFRRWHVLPDELVENDEAEIGLIDAREQIADIQVDDYIEEALEPVDFGRIGAQAAKQVILQRIRDAEREQILNDFLERKDHLVTGTIKRIERGNAIVEVGRLEALLPREHIIARENLRVGDRVKAVLLRVDRQARGPQIILSRTAPEFIMKLFELEVPEIEDGLIEIKGAARDPGIRAKIAVKSNDPRVDPQGTCIGMRGSRVQAVTNELGGERVDIILWSPDPAQFVIGALAPAEVASIVVDEDAHSMDVVVSEDNLAIAIGRSGQNVRLASELTGWKINLMTVEQSAAKSDAENAAIRLLFMAKLDVDEEVADILIEEGFSTLEEVAYVPLAEMLEIEAFDEDTVNELRTRARNVLLTEAIVDEEQLEQVDDALLALDGMDKQLAAQLARANVRTRDDLADLAVDELVEIAGIDAARATSLITTARAHWFE, encoded by the coding sequence ATGAGTCGCGAGATTCTGTTGCTGGTCGATGCACTGGCACGCGAAAAGAATGTGTCCCGCGAAGTGGTTTTCGGCGCTCTCGAAACCGCACTGGCTTCGGCCACCAAGAAGCGCACCCATGACGACGCCGATGTGCGCGTGTCGATCGACCGCGAAACCGGCGAGTACGAAGCCTTCCGTCGCTGGCATGTGCTGCCGGACGAACTGGTCGAGAACGACGAGGCCGAGATTGGCCTGATCGACGCACGCGAGCAGATCGCCGACATCCAGGTCGACGATTACATCGAAGAAGCCCTGGAGCCGGTCGATTTCGGCCGCATTGGTGCGCAGGCCGCCAAGCAGGTCATCCTGCAGCGCATCCGCGACGCCGAGCGCGAGCAGATCCTGAACGACTTCCTTGAGCGCAAGGACCATCTGGTCACCGGCACCATCAAGCGCATCGAACGCGGCAATGCCATCGTCGAAGTGGGTCGCCTGGAGGCGCTGCTGCCGCGCGAACACATCATTGCCCGCGAGAATCTGCGTGTCGGTGACCGCGTCAAGGCAGTGCTGCTGCGTGTTGATCGCCAGGCGCGCGGCCCGCAGATCATCCTGTCGCGTACCGCGCCCGAGTTCATCATGAAGCTGTTCGAGCTCGAAGTGCCGGAGATCGAAGACGGTCTCATCGAGATCAAGGGCGCCGCCCGTGACCCCGGCATCCGCGCCAAGATCGCTGTCAAGTCGAATGATCCGCGCGTCGATCCGCAAGGCACCTGCATCGGCATGCGCGGTTCGCGCGTGCAGGCGGTGACTAACGAGCTGGGCGGCGAGCGCGTCGACATCATCCTGTGGTCGCCTGATCCGGCGCAGTTCGTCATCGGCGCGCTGGCGCCGGCCGAAGTCGCCTCCATCGTGGTGGATGAGGACGCACACAGCATGGACGTGGTGGTCAGCGAAGACAACCTCGCGATCGCCATCGGTCGCAGCGGGCAGAACGTGCGCCTCGCGTCCGAGCTGACCGGCTGGAAGATCAACCTGATGACGGTCGAGCAGTCGGCCGCCAAGTCCGACGCCGAGAACGCCGCCATCCGCCTGCTGTTCATGGCCAAGCTGGACGTGGATGAGGAAGTGGCGGACATCCTGATCGAGGAAGGCTTCTCGACGCTGGAGGAAGTGGCTTACGTGCCGCTGGCCGAAATGCTCGAGATCGAGGCGTTCGACGAAGACACGGTGAACGAACTGCGCACCCGCGCACGTAACGTGCTGCTGACCGAAGCCATTGTCGACGAAGAGCAGCTGGAGCAGGTCGATGATGCCCTGCTGGCGCTGGACGGCATGGACAAGCAGCTGGCGGCGCAGCTGGCGCGCGCCAATGTGCGCACGCGCGATGATCTGGCTGATCTCGCTGTTGATGAACTGGTCGAGATCGCCGGCATCGATGCTGCGCGCGCGACATCGCTGATCACCACTGCGCGCGCGCACTGGTTTGAATAA